In Luteibaculum oceani, the following are encoded in one genomic region:
- a CDS encoding DegT/DnrJ/EryC1/StrS family aminotransferase: MIKLIPRLKPQWTLKDFVAALTPKKNAKSEYERAFAQKFGCEHGVMFSHGRSGLYALFKVWGLNQDEIVCPAYTCVVVQNAIVLSGNIPVFVDSEAPGKGFNMDPDLLRKAIGPKTRAVVVTHLFGYPMDVKRVQRIVEDAENKYGHKIYVIQDAAHSYGARILGGDLVTSYGDAAIFGSNISKIITSVFGGMVTTNQEETAEALRKYQKEHFKKNHFKGLKRFLYMSATAISFHPVVYGLVNWLERKGFLDRFVKYYDEGKIYFPSDWDQLPCSLEARVGHSQLSRYYDIIDSRVNNSKAWMLELAADERFRFLPQLEGVTFSHCVALVEDRDAIVEEYRNYGFQLGILIEYSVPEFQSYRKYRIGQDFPNAKYYSEHCINFPIWRGMEKYLDPSE, from the coding sequence ATGATTAAACTGATACCAAGGTTAAAACCGCAGTGGACCCTAAAGGATTTTGTTGCGGCCTTAACGCCCAAAAAGAACGCGAAAAGTGAGTACGAGAGGGCCTTTGCTCAAAAGTTTGGATGTGAGCATGGAGTTATGTTCTCGCATGGTAGAAGTGGATTGTATGCGCTTTTTAAGGTTTGGGGATTAAATCAGGACGAAATTGTTTGTCCAGCATATACCTGTGTGGTAGTACAGAACGCCATTGTTTTGTCGGGTAATATCCCAGTTTTTGTAGATAGCGAGGCACCTGGAAAAGGGTTCAATATGGATCCAGATCTGTTGCGCAAGGCTATAGGTCCTAAAACGAGAGCAGTTGTGGTTACACATCTTTTTGGGTACCCAATGGATGTGAAACGGGTGCAGCGCATAGTGGAAGATGCGGAAAATAAATATGGCCACAAAATTTATGTAATACAGGATGCTGCCCACAGTTATGGAGCTAGAATCCTAGGAGGTGATTTGGTTACCTCTTATGGTGATGCGGCAATTTTTGGTTCGAATATCAGCAAAATCATAACCAGCGTTTTTGGTGGAATGGTTACAACGAACCAAGAGGAAACTGCCGAAGCGCTTAGGAAATATCAAAAGGAACATTTCAAAAAGAATCACTTTAAGGGACTCAAGCGGTTTTTGTACATGAGTGCCACTGCCATTAGTTTTCATCCCGTGGTGTATGGTTTGGTAAATTGGTTGGAGAGAAAAGGATTTCTGGATCGTTTTGTAAAATATTATGATGAGGGTAAGATTTATTTCCCTTCCGACTGGGACCAATTACCCTGTAGCCTCGAGGCGAGAGTTGGGCATAGTCAGTTAAGTAGATATTACGATATAATTGATTCGCGAGTTAATAATAGTAAAGCTTGGATGCTTGAATTGGCAGCTGACGAACGCTTTAGATTTTTACCTCAGCTTGAGGGGGTAACTTTTAGCCATTGTGTTGCTTTGGTTGAGGATAGGGATGCGATAGTAGAGGAGTATCGCAACTATGGCTTTCAATTGGGGATTCTTATTGAGTACAGCGTGCCAGAGTTTCAGTCGTATAGGAAATATAGAATTGGTCAAGATTTTCCGAATGCCAAATATTATAGCGAACATTGCATCAATTTTCCCATTTGGCGTGGGATGGAAAAGTATTTAGACCCTTCGGAATAA
- a CDS encoding DUF2147 domain-containing protein, which yields MVRNLLSICFALIFSSTFAQDITGKWKTIDDETGKVKSIVEIYLQDGKAHGKILEIFRAPEEDQNPNCRKCTDDRKNKPVIGMEIIRGLENDDEEWEDGTILDPENGKVYDCKLWVDEDDPNILNVRGYVAFFFRTQTWERVTN from the coding sequence ATGGTACGCAATTTATTAAGCATATGCTTTGCCCTTATTTTTTCCTCAACCTTTGCTCAGGACATAACTGGAAAATGGAAAACCATAGACGATGAAACTGGTAAAGTTAAATCCATTGTCGAAATCTATTTACAAGACGGAAAGGCCCACGGAAAAATCCTTGAAATTTTCAGAGCTCCAGAGGAGGATCAAAATCCAAACTGTCGCAAATGCACCGATGACAGAAAGAACAAGCCTGTGATTGGTATGGAAATTATTCGTGGTCTGGAAAATGATGACGAAGAATGGGAAGATGGCACCATTTTAGACCCAGAGAACGGGAAGGTATACGACTGCAAATTGTGGGTAGACGAGGATGACCCGAACATTTTAAATGTCCGGGGTTACGTAGCCTTCTTTTTCAGAACCCAAACATGGGAAAGAGTTACCAACTAG
- the nadC gene encoding carboxylating nicotinate-nucleotide diphosphorylase: MNQLDINLEAMIKTFLEEDLGNGDHTSLACIPEGAKGKAKVILKEKAVVAGLFLIEPIFKYLDPETKVTLLQNEGDLCSPYTDLAIVEGRTRTLLSGERLMLNLIQRMSGIATKTNMLQKLINPYGAKLLDTRKTVPGLRLLDKKAVAIGGGTNHRIGLYDMIMIKDNHVDYAGGIGPAINNCLNYLDENALDIKIEVEARNLEEVKEIMEFPEVFRILLDNFTPEKMEEAVRFIAGKKETEASGGITEVNITEYARTGVNYISVGALTHSVKCTDISFKSVL; this comes from the coding sequence ATGAACCAGTTAGACATTAACCTTGAGGCGATGATTAAAACCTTCCTCGAGGAAGATTTAGGTAATGGAGACCACACCTCTTTAGCCTGTATTCCTGAAGGTGCAAAAGGAAAAGCCAAGGTTATCTTAAAGGAGAAAGCAGTTGTTGCTGGACTCTTTTTAATTGAACCCATATTCAAATACTTAGACCCCGAAACCAAGGTAACCTTGTTACAAAATGAGGGAGACCTATGTAGCCCTTACACGGATTTAGCCATTGTGGAGGGTCGCACTCGAACACTTTTAAGCGGCGAGCGATTAATGCTAAACCTCATTCAAAGAATGTCGGGTATTGCAACAAAAACCAACATGTTGCAAAAACTAATAAACCCATACGGAGCTAAACTTTTAGATACACGTAAAACTGTCCCTGGACTGAGATTATTAGATAAAAAGGCCGTTGCAATTGGTGGTGGCACCAATCATAGAATTGGATTATACGATATGATTATGATAAAAGATAATCATGTTGATTACGCCGGTGGAATTGGCCCGGCTATTAACAACTGTCTTAATTATCTGGATGAAAATGCTCTAGATATTAAAATTGAAGTGGAAGCAAGAAATCTCGAGGAAGTCAAAGAGATTATGGAATTTCCGGAAGTTTTCCGGATTCTTCTCGACAATTTTACTCCAGAAAAAATGGAGGAAGCAGTTCGCTTTATTGCGGGTAAAAAAGAAACAGAAGCCTCGGGTGGAATTACCGAAGTTAACATTACCGAATACGCCCGAACTGGTGTGAACTATATATCGGTAGGTGCCCTCACCCACTCGGTTAAATGCACAGATATCAGTTTTAAAAGTGTGCTATGA
- a CDS encoding GNAT family N-acetyltransferase, with translation MVESFYNSKSFFDVLSKTYSAKIIILDDKAENLYGLKKGKKIIDYPFGFFPQHKDYYHGTDIEAKSKQLVDFCIDNKVKSLEIKTSKPIEETTCKSLNLIETQGSLTAILKLGNYDDIRSSFSKSLRQNIRTTERRAKESDVAYSVEKKAGKSLYEWYNLMLRLYRDKHLMIPQPLSLFKNLINQENKEWGTMLLTAKIDERIIGGIFLIYDSQHWEYGWAATDQNFKKLGINTLLVNEAIKMACTENANSFGFGLTPQSDKKLAKFKSRWGCEMSPTYIYNWKKSPKPMDLNKNYLFIRKFIPLIPIPVLRVISEKLVPKLL, from the coding sequence ATGGTAGAAAGTTTTTACAATTCTAAATCTTTTTTTGATGTCCTTTCAAAAACTTATTCTGCCAAAATTATCATACTTGACGACAAGGCTGAAAACCTATATGGGTTAAAAAAAGGAAAAAAAATAATTGACTACCCATTTGGTTTTTTCCCCCAGCATAAAGATTACTACCATGGCACAGATATAGAGGCTAAATCTAAGCAGTTAGTAGATTTCTGCATTGACAACAAGGTTAAAAGCTTGGAAATTAAGACCAGTAAACCTATTGAGGAAACGACTTGTAAATCATTGAACTTAATTGAAACCCAAGGAAGCTTAACCGCAATATTAAAATTGGGAAATTATGATGATATAAGATCCAGTTTTAGTAAGAGTCTACGACAAAACATACGAACTACCGAAAGGAGAGCGAAAGAGAGTGATGTTGCGTACTCAGTAGAAAAGAAAGCAGGAAAATCGCTATACGAATGGTATAATTTAATGTTACGCCTATATAGAGATAAACATCTCATGATTCCACAACCGCTTTCCCTATTCAAAAATTTAATAAATCAAGAAAATAAGGAGTGGGGTACAATGCTATTAACGGCAAAAATAGATGAACGCATTATTGGAGGTATCTTTCTTATTTATGATTCACAACATTGGGAATATGGTTGGGCGGCAACAGATCAAAACTTTAAAAAACTGGGAATAAATACTTTATTGGTAAACGAAGCAATTAAAATGGCTTGCACTGAAAATGCTAATTCATTTGGGTTCGGTCTCACTCCTCAATCCGACAAAAAATTAGCCAAGTTTAAGTCTAGATGGGGTTGTGAAATGAGCCCCACCTACATCTACAACTGGAAAAAGTCACCAAAACCCATGGATTTGAATAAGAACTATTTATTTATACGAAAATTTATCCCTCTAATACCAATTCCAGTGCTACGTGTAATTTCAGAAAAGCTAGTACCTAAATTGTTATGA
- a CDS encoding M20/M25/M40 family metallo-hydrolase gives MKQYIYFFSVILLAACTKQEITAEAIINQSKDYHSYQLLTELTKDIGPRLSGSANGAKAVEWGLQKFEELGFDTFYLQDVMVPHWERGNPEKGFWVTANQEIEVTALGGSVGTPVSGIKAEVIEVQDFKQLKDLGKDGVEGKIVFFNRPMNPKLKNTFRAYSLAVNQRSDGAWQAAQYGAVAVLVRSMTTATDLNPHTGVMRYRDSIPKIPALAIATEHANALSSALKTEKQWVQLEANCKWYPDTLSHNVIGEIKGKSNEIIAVGGHLDSWDLGEGAHDDGAGIVHSIDAVRILKKLGHKPNHTLRVVLFMNEENGARGGQKYAELAAQKEEKHLMAVESDRGGFTAEAFSIDGDSVQLSKLQSLVQDLAPCGIKEVYAGYGGVDIGFLREVDSTVVLVGLVPDPEKYFNYHHTRSDVLENVDPDQLASGSAAVAQLIYLVDTGRASW, from the coding sequence ATGAAACAATACATTTATTTTTTTTCGGTAATCCTTCTTGCCGCGTGTACTAAGCAGGAAATCACTGCAGAAGCCATCATTAACCAATCTAAAGATTATCATTCCTACCAACTCCTCACGGAATTAACTAAGGATATTGGTCCACGACTTTCAGGATCAGCAAACGGTGCAAAAGCAGTTGAGTGGGGTTTGCAAAAGTTCGAAGAACTAGGGTTCGATACGTTTTACCTACAAGATGTTATGGTTCCGCATTGGGAGCGTGGAAATCCAGAAAAGGGATTTTGGGTAACGGCAAATCAGGAAATAGAGGTGACTGCGTTGGGTGGATCTGTGGGAACCCCGGTAAGTGGAATAAAAGCAGAAGTAATAGAGGTTCAAGATTTCAAACAACTTAAGGATCTAGGTAAAGATGGGGTAGAAGGCAAAATTGTGTTTTTCAACCGCCCGATGAATCCCAAGTTAAAAAATACCTTTAGAGCATATAGTTTGGCGGTAAACCAACGTTCCGATGGAGCTTGGCAGGCTGCACAATATGGTGCTGTTGCGGTTTTGGTTAGATCTATGACTACCGCTACCGACCTAAATCCGCATACGGGTGTTATGCGCTACAGAGATTCCATACCTAAAATTCCGGCTTTAGCAATTGCAACCGAGCATGCTAATGCCCTTTCTTCTGCCTTGAAAACGGAAAAGCAATGGGTGCAACTTGAGGCTAATTGCAAGTGGTATCCAGATACTTTATCTCATAACGTGATTGGTGAAATTAAAGGGAAATCAAATGAAATTATTGCGGTTGGAGGTCATCTAGATAGTTGGGATTTAGGCGAGGGCGCACACGATGATGGAGCTGGAATTGTACATAGTATAGATGCAGTTAGGATATTGAAAAAGTTAGGTCATAAACCTAACCATACCCTCCGAGTGGTGCTGTTCATGAATGAGGAAAACGGAGCTAGAGGAGGCCAAAAATACGCTGAATTAGCAGCTCAAAAAGAAGAGAAACATTTAATGGCCGTAGAGTCGGATAGAGGTGGATTTACTGCCGAAGCGTTTTCCATAGATGGAGATTCTGTTCAACTAAGTAAACTTCAATCCTTGGTCCAAGATTTGGCTCCATGTGGAATAAAAGAGGTATATGCTGGATATGGAGGCGTTGATATCGGATTCTTGCGTGAGGTAGACAGCACCGTTGTTTTGGTGGGGCTGGTGCCCGATCCCGAGAAATATTTTAATTATCACCACACGCGCAGTGATGTTCTAGAAAACGTAGATCCAGATCAATTGGCTTCGGGTTCAGCTGCTGTGGCACAGCTAATTTATCTGGTAGATACGGGTAGAGCTAGTTGGTAA
- a CDS encoding YihY/virulence factor BrkB family protein, with amino-acid sequence MIKERFFNSRYVLAIQNFAKQIKLPGFEGLSLFTVIAFLIKGLKEGRINTRAAAISFKVLLAIAPTFILLISLIPYIPIDNFQANLINTIESILPPSTYDMVDELLVDLIHRKHNTFVSVTFIIGLYYASNSINALLEGLSGAYHLTKKQNPIKQRLLSVGLIVLLPLFLGGALLLQASSSYVLDWLISKRFLSDGLETFIILFAKWFLVVMLINSAVSALYNVATPAKRKWRFFSPGSIFAALLMILASQGFAFYVNNFGQFNRLYGSLGTVVILLIWIQLIIFLLLLGFDLNTSLSRARRHMKNVDSIVK; translated from the coding sequence ATGATAAAAGAGCGATTTTTTAATAGCCGCTATGTCTTGGCAATTCAAAATTTCGCAAAGCAAATAAAGCTTCCCGGATTTGAGGGATTGTCCCTTTTTACGGTTATTGCTTTCCTGATAAAAGGACTAAAGGAGGGAAGGATAAATACCCGAGCAGCAGCAATTTCCTTTAAAGTTCTTTTAGCTATTGCCCCCACTTTTATCCTATTAATTTCGCTTATCCCATATATCCCAATTGATAATTTTCAGGCCAACCTAATAAACACAATAGAATCTATTCTTCCTCCTTCTACCTACGATATGGTGGACGAATTATTGGTTGACCTAATCCACAGAAAGCATAACACTTTTGTGTCGGTAACCTTTATTATTGGGTTGTATTATGCTTCCAACAGCATTAATGCGCTTTTGGAGGGTTTAAGTGGTGCTTATCATTTAACCAAGAAACAAAATCCGATAAAGCAGCGCCTGTTAAGTGTAGGCCTCATTGTGCTTCTTCCATTATTTCTGGGTGGTGCCTTGTTATTGCAAGCCAGTTCATCCTACGTACTAGATTGGCTTATCTCAAAACGGTTTTTATCCGATGGGTTAGAAACCTTTATCATACTGTTCGCGAAATGGTTTTTGGTAGTAATGCTTATAAATTCGGCAGTTTCTGCTCTTTACAATGTTGCTACCCCTGCCAAAAGAAAATGGAGATTTTTTTCTCCAGGCTCGATTTTTGCCGCGTTACTAATGATATTAGCTTCCCAAGGATTTGCATTCTATGTAAACAATTTTGGGCAGTTTAATAGGCTATACGGCTCCCTCGGAACGGTAGTTATTCTCTTGATTTGGATTCAACTTATTATTTTCTTGTTACTACTCGGTTTTGACCTAAACACCAGTTTAAGTAGGGCTAGAAGACATATGAAAAACGTAGACTCAATAGTAAAATAA
- a CDS encoding sulfotransferase family protein: MDLILSLILGIFNRKPEPCIEDNSQSPVVFIIGLPRSGTTILYQKISEYYNVIYTSNFWSLFPFSGKYFKRLITLTPPKNDVKSFYGNSRHLNGVQEGGAILKRWFGNSHFLANISDQKMVSFRKEIEWLHNNFKLPVLIKNTRNCLKIKLLYKIFPQAKFIIVDRDKLDIAYSLYRGRLDFGGIDKNFTTSPPELAQYQNRDPYFQIAAQVFYLKKHMEQQLKQIPEKNFIRVHYSQLKENPHETLRNINTFFDFELRDNKGKKFSSAPLQAKKRKQKPDIIYKFQTAFQELYDTQGED, encoded by the coding sequence TTGGATTTGATACTAAGTTTAATCCTTGGCATATTTAATAGGAAGCCGGAGCCATGCATTGAGGATAATTCCCAAAGCCCTGTTGTATTTATTATTGGCTTACCTCGATCCGGCACAACAATTCTTTACCAGAAAATCAGCGAATATTACAATGTTATTTACACAAGTAATTTCTGGTCTTTATTCCCCTTTTCAGGTAAATATTTTAAACGATTGATAACCCTAACTCCCCCAAAAAATGACGTAAAATCATTTTATGGCAACTCTCGTCATTTAAATGGAGTGCAGGAAGGGGGAGCCATCCTGAAACGATGGTTTGGAAATTCTCACTTCTTGGCTAACATTTCAGATCAAAAAATGGTAAGCTTTCGGAAGGAAATTGAATGGTTACACAATAATTTTAAGTTACCGGTATTAATAAAAAACACACGCAATTGCTTAAAAATTAAATTGCTGTATAAAATTTTCCCACAAGCAAAATTTATCATTGTGGATAGAGATAAACTTGATATTGCTTATTCGCTATACCGGGGAAGACTTGACTTTGGAGGAATTGATAAAAACTTCACCACTTCCCCACCTGAATTGGCGCAATACCAAAATCGTGATCCATATTTTCAAATTGCCGCTCAAGTGTTTTACCTCAAAAAACATATGGAACAGCAACTAAAACAAATTCCTGAAAAAAACTTTATCAGAGTACACTACTCTCAACTTAAAGAGAATCCTCATGAGACTTTAAGAAATATCAATACATTTTTTGATTTTGAATTGAGAGACAATAAAGGAAAAAAGTTTTCAAGTGCCCCACTGCAAGCAAAGAAGCGAAAGCAAAAGCCAGATATAATTTATAAGTTTCAAACCGCCTTTCAAGAACTTTATGATACACAAGGAGAGGATTGA
- a CDS encoding lipopolysaccharide biosynthesis protein, whose product MALKLEAEFIKKPTTTISMAQIRRQSTKNAIYIYLGAGLGLASNLLFTRYLSLDENGVLALVFSFGAVIASFSNLGFTFAGVRYFPEMRSVEKHHHGYLYQSLLLGCGAAVVMSLGFYLTKDFWISSKNDLFHSYYWYVGIVALALTAFNAISSYMRFNFNTTTPTLAKEFLQRFLFIIGFIPVMLGLINFQLYVMLYVLVVVFISIALFLFVKQKGYLYLGNYFKELSHAFKRKFRQACVYGVLTGLGSSALLYLDSIMINSLMTTADVGIYVRNFYFATIILMASRAVQGISQTHISESFAKNDLNAVKDVYYKACLVQTVIGLLFFLGIWGNINNVYRIIPDTYSPGMYVILVVGIGNLVNMMTGANQLVLAASPYYKINTYTMFILVLLAIALNFWLIPLYGITGAAIATASSTILFNLMRSAVILIKYQFQPYNYKYLLLFAFAAFAYYLAQLMPVQDQLIVDLALRSFILGASFILPVYLFKISPDINTLIEKLLAPILRRF is encoded by the coding sequence TTGGCCTTGAAATTGGAGGCCGAATTTATAAAAAAGCCTACTACAACCATTTCCATGGCCCAAATAAGAAGACAGTCCACAAAAAATGCAATATATATTTACCTAGGGGCAGGGCTTGGGTTGGCTTCTAATTTGTTATTTACCAGGTATTTAAGTCTGGATGAAAATGGAGTTTTAGCTCTTGTATTTTCCTTTGGAGCCGTGATAGCCTCTTTTTCAAATCTCGGGTTTACATTCGCCGGTGTAAGGTATTTCCCAGAAATGAGAAGTGTTGAAAAACACCACCATGGATACCTATATCAATCCTTGTTATTAGGATGTGGAGCTGCCGTGGTCATGTCGCTTGGGTTTTACCTTACTAAAGACTTTTGGATAAGCTCTAAAAACGACCTATTTCATAGTTATTACTGGTATGTAGGGATTGTTGCTTTAGCGCTAACAGCGTTTAATGCTATCAGTTCTTATATGCGATTTAACTTTAACACTACCACTCCAACACTAGCTAAGGAGTTTCTCCAGCGGTTCTTGTTTATCATTGGCTTTATTCCAGTAATGCTCGGACTGATTAATTTTCAGCTCTATGTAATGTTGTACGTCTTGGTAGTGGTTTTTATTTCCATTGCCCTTTTCCTATTCGTAAAACAAAAAGGTTACTTATATCTAGGGAATTACTTTAAAGAATTAAGTCATGCTTTTAAAAGGAAATTTCGTCAGGCTTGTGTTTATGGCGTGCTAACAGGTCTTGGGTCTTCAGCCTTACTTTACCTAGACTCCATTATGATTAATTCCCTAATGACTACCGCCGATGTGGGGATTTATGTCCGCAATTTCTACTTCGCCACTATTATTTTAATGGCTTCTAGAGCGGTACAGGGTATTTCTCAAACCCACATTTCAGAGTCCTTTGCCAAAAACGATTTAAATGCTGTTAAAGATGTTTATTACAAAGCATGTTTAGTGCAAACGGTTATCGGATTGTTGTTTTTTCTAGGTATTTGGGGAAACATTAACAATGTGTATCGAATCATCCCAGATACCTACAGTCCTGGCATGTACGTGATATTGGTCGTGGGGATAGGCAATTTGGTAAATATGATGACGGGGGCTAACCAACTTGTTTTGGCAGCATCCCCCTACTATAAGATAAACACGTACACCATGTTTATTCTTGTGCTACTGGCTATAGCATTAAACTTTTGGTTAATTCCACTTTACGGAATTACCGGAGCGGCTATTGCGACAGCGTCCAGTACCATTTTGTTTAATCTAATGCGCTCGGCAGTAATCTTAATTAAATACCAATTTCAACCCTATAACTACAAGTATCTACTTTTATTTGCCTTTGCCGCATTCGCTTATTATTTAGCTCAATTAATGCCAGTTCAGGATCAACTTATCGTAGATTTAGCTTTGCGTTCCTTTATTTTAGGTGCAAGTTTTATTCTGCCGGTTTACCTTTTCAAAATTTCACCCGATATAAATACCTTGATAGAAAAATTATTGGCTCCAATTCTTCGGAGATTCTAA
- a CDS encoding DUF7033 domain-containing protein, whose protein sequence is METKTKFFWKNFWLRYRLVNGRREDVEGIIIEGACTETTVKFDFIKGWIESGAKTEEFLLQESGKLLCRKPIISWIFYILSGAQEIEVDEWDEYSRFPYEKSWQAKHSLNEIPVVDYLFQAVFQGLVISGVNLEDKFQKSSVFLSHDIDTIHGFTTEFKHLIKSQMFKPLFRLVKKYLQGYDAWNTIQSLMKIEQKFGFKSTFFFLAEHKFYKGVRNADYKLSDPYIQYCLRELNSKKFTVGLHGALNSFRAPEYLKTQLKQLNPPSTIHRFHFLHFQLNRMVLALREAGIKIDCSLGWASACGFRMGTAKPFYLFDHTAKETTEIIEIPFQIMDATLANAKYGNYSPSEAEEVTLGIISQIEKVNGVVGLIWHNNYFSDYSLRPWKTLYIKLLEHFKDKNIQCFDLKDLR, encoded by the coding sequence ATGGAAACTAAGACAAAATTCTTCTGGAAAAATTTTTGGCTGCGCTATAGGCTTGTCAATGGCAGGAGGGAGGATGTTGAGGGAATCATCATAGAGGGAGCTTGCACAGAAACTACCGTGAAGTTCGATTTTATCAAAGGGTGGATAGAAAGTGGAGCGAAAACTGAGGAGTTCCTTTTACAGGAATCAGGTAAGCTGCTGTGCCGCAAACCAATAATATCCTGGATCTTTTATATACTATCCGGTGCTCAGGAAATTGAAGTTGATGAATGGGATGAGTACAGTCGTTTCCCTTATGAAAAAAGTTGGCAAGCCAAGCATAGCTTAAACGAAATCCCCGTGGTGGATTATCTTTTTCAGGCGGTATTCCAAGGGTTAGTCATTAGCGGTGTAAATCTTGAAGATAAATTTCAAAAGTCAAGTGTTTTTTTAAGTCATGATATAGACACTATTCATGGATTTACAACAGAGTTTAAGCACTTGATAAAATCGCAAATGTTTAAACCTCTTTTTCGACTTGTAAAAAAGTATTTGCAGGGATACGATGCATGGAACACGATCCAGAGTTTGATGAAAATTGAACAGAAATTTGGGTTTAAATCCACTTTCTTTTTTTTGGCTGAGCATAAATTTTATAAAGGAGTAAGGAATGCAGACTACAAATTATCCGATCCCTACATTCAATATTGTTTAAGAGAATTAAATAGCAAGAAGTTTACGGTTGGTCTGCATGGAGCATTAAACTCGTTCCGAGCCCCTGAATATTTAAAAACTCAGCTCAAACAATTAAACCCACCCTCAACAATCCACCGTTTTCATTTTCTTCATTTCCAACTGAACAGGATGGTTCTAGCACTTCGGGAGGCCGGAATTAAAATAGATTGTAGTCTAGGTTGGGCAAGTGCCTGTGGTTTTAGGATGGGAACCGCAAAGCCATTCTATTTATTCGATCATACCGCGAAGGAAACCACCGAGATTATAGAAATCCCTTTCCAAATAATGGACGCCACCTTGGCCAATGCTAAATATGGAAATTATTCGCCCTCCGAGGCTGAGGAGGTAACGCTTGGGATTATTAGTCAAATTGAAAAGGTAAATGGGGTAGTCGGTCTTATATGGCACAACAATTATTTTTCCGATTATAGCCTAAGACCATGGAAAACTCTTTACATAAAGCTTTTGGAACATTTTAAGGATAAAAATATCCAGTGTTTCGATTTAAAAGATTTAAGATGA